One window of the Lemur catta isolate mLemCat1 chromosome 6, mLemCat1.pri, whole genome shotgun sequence genome contains the following:
- the TRMU gene encoding mitochondrial tRNA-specific 2-thiouridylase 1 isoform X6: MPLPRVTMQELHWKMKKSLSRSTLRDQKGFSEIGLKLEMVSQDALRRTIFPLGGLTKDFVKKIAAENRLHHVLQKKESMGICFVGKRKFEHFILQYLQPRPGNFISIEDNKVLGTHKGWFLYTLGQKAKIGGLREPWYVVEKDGTKGDVFVAPWTDHPALYRDLLRTSRVHWIAEEPPATLVRDKMMECHFRFRHQMALVPCVLTLNQDGTVWVTAVKAVRALALGQFAVFYKGGECLGSGKILRLGPSAYTLQKGQSKANVATEGPGDGPGRCPSR, from the exons ATGCCATTGCCACGGGTCACTATGCAAGAACTTCACTGGAAGATGAAGAAGTCTTTGAGCAGAAGCACATTAAGAGACCAGAAGGGCTTTTCAGAAATCGGTTTGAAGTTAGAAATG GTTTCCCAGGATGCCCTGAGAAGAACCATCTTCCCTCTGGGGGGATTAACGAAAGACTTTGTAAAGAAAATAGCTGCTGAGAATAGACTTCATCACGTGCTTCAGAAGAAGGAG AGCATGGGCATCTGTTTTGTTGGTAAAAGAAAGTTTGAACATTTCATTCTTCAG TATTTGCAGCCTCGCCCTGGCAACTTTATTTCTATAGAAGACAATAAAGTCCTGGGAACACATAAAG GTTGGTTCCTGTATACCTTGGGCCAGAAAGCTAAGATAGGCGGCCTGCGAGAGCCCTGGTACGTGGTGGAGAAGGATGGCACCAAGGGCGACGTGTTCGTG GCCCCCTGGACAGACCACCCGGCCCTGTACCGGGACCTGCTTCGGACCAGCCGTGTGCACTGGATCGCAGAGGAGCCGCCCGCCACGCTGGTCCGGGACAAGATGATGGAGTGCCACTTCCGATTCCGCCACCAGATGGCACTAG TGCCCTGCGTGCTGACCCTCAATCAGGACGGCACTGTGTGGGTGACAGCGGTGAAGGCTGTGCGGGCCCTCGCCCTGGGACAG tTTGCCGTGTTCTACAAAGGGGGTGAGTGCCTGGGCAGTGGGAAGATCCTGCGGTTGGGGCCATCTGCCTACACGCTCCAGAAGGGCCAGAGCAAAGCCAACGTGGCCACGGAGGGCCCAGGGGATGGCCCAGGCCGGTGTCCCTCGCGCTGA
- the TRMU gene encoding mitochondrial tRNA-specific 2-thiouridylase 1 isoform X4 translates to MPLPRVTMQELHWKMKKSLSRSTLRDQKGFSEIGLKLEMVSQDALRRTIFPLGGLTKDFVKKIAAENRLHHVLQKKESMGICFVGKRKFEHFILQYLQPRPGNFISIEDNKVLGTHKGWFLYTLGQKAKIGGLREPWYVVEKDGTKGDVFVAPWTDHPALYRDLLRTSRVHWIAEEPPATLVRDKMMECHFRFRHQMALVPCVLTLNQDGTVWVTAVKAVRALALGQVSRGVGGEPRSAPCSGVEGTPSGKAGQASAWAVLSARVRAPSPASLRRGASALGSTVELLAWEGSWWQCAVCPGRMASHVGPPGIWCAGAEAKRGRGCPGPTATEGGASPEAGAPSVPATRTGRGLCSWRQRNGSPARQSGQDSEDVGPGGRRVAVWAEDSPRAGGWGRGLCRGT, encoded by the exons ATGCCATTGCCACGGGTCACTATGCAAGAACTTCACTGGAAGATGAAGAAGTCTTTGAGCAGAAGCACATTAAGAGACCAGAAGGGCTTTTCAGAAATCGGTTTGAAGTTAGAAATG GTTTCCCAGGATGCCCTGAGAAGAACCATCTTCCCTCTGGGGGGATTAACGAAAGACTTTGTAAAGAAAATAGCTGCTGAGAATAGACTTCATCACGTGCTTCAGAAGAAGGAG AGCATGGGCATCTGTTTTGTTGGTAAAAGAAAGTTTGAACATTTCATTCTTCAG TATTTGCAGCCTCGCCCTGGCAACTTTATTTCTATAGAAGACAATAAAGTCCTGGGAACACATAAAG GTTGGTTCCTGTATACCTTGGGCCAGAAAGCTAAGATAGGCGGCCTGCGAGAGCCCTGGTACGTGGTGGAGAAGGATGGCACCAAGGGCGACGTGTTCGTG GCCCCCTGGACAGACCACCCGGCCCTGTACCGGGACCTGCTTCGGACCAGCCGTGTGCACTGGATCGCAGAGGAGCCGCCCGCCACGCTGGTCCGGGACAAGATGATGGAGTGCCACTTCCGATTCCGCCACCAGATGGCACTAG TGCCCTGCGTGCTGACCCTCAATCAGGACGGCACTGTGTGGGTGACAGCGGTGAAGGCTGTGCGGGCCCTCGCCCTGGGACAGGTGagtaggggggtggggggcgagcCTCGCTCTGCACCGTGCTCCGGAGTGGAGGGGACGCCCAGCGGGAAGGCAGGACAGGCCTCAGCCTGGGCTGTGCTGTCTGCCAGAGTGAGAGCCCCAAGCCCAGCCTCGCTCAGGAGAGGGGCGTCGGCGCTTGGCTCCACGGTGGAACTCCTGGCGTGGGAGGGCTCGTGGTGGCAGTGTGCTGTGTGCCCTGGGAGGATGGCATCGCACGTCGGCCCACCAGGCATCTGGTGTGCAGGTGCTGAGGCCAAAAGGGGACGTGGATGCCCAGGTCCCACAGCCACTGAGGGCGGAGCCAGCCCTGAAGCTGGGGCTCCTTCTGTCCCAGCAACAAGGACAGGAAGAGGCTTGTGCTCATGGAGGCAGAGGAACGGGAGCCCTGCCAGGCAGAGTGGGCAGGACTCTGAGGATGTGGGCCCCGGCGGCAGGAGGGTTGCAGTGTGGGCTGAGGACTCTCCTAGGGCAGGTGGCTGGGGTCGGGGGTTATGTAGGGGAACGTGA